The proteins below are encoded in one region of Drosophila santomea strain STO CAGO 1482 chromosome 3R, Prin_Dsan_1.1, whole genome shotgun sequence:
- the LOC120454692 gene encoding ribosome-releasing factor 2, mitochondrial isoform X2 produces the protein MKMLRCAWQNGPRQSNRWLRHLSNQIWKRSYSSKIRNIGILAHIDAGKTTTTERMLFYAGKTRALGEVHRGNTVTDYLTQERERGITICSSAVTFPWNDHRINLLDTPGHIDFTMEVEQSLYAVDGVVVVLDGTAGVEAQTVTVWSQADKHKLPRLIFVNKMDRPDADFDKCVADLKDKLETQPVCLQYPVKNEDGVLAINDVITLERLSWQQKDLGRSYKNVKLEPSDDLRQLQEKRNELIDQLSGLDDELADVVISTESFDKVDNALIERALRRATTQQKVVPVLLGSAYKNVGIQRLMDAVNSYLPAPEERNQIYDCFGTEVAGKVFKIVHDKQRGPLTLVRILRGEIKRGMRLISARGQAEVVSKLYEPLADEYREVSAVQSGDVVICAGLKSTVTGDLLTSSQSALKNAQKRLKQSQGNSTAAKDEEDDELDESNELFAIDPQIPDAVYFCSIEPPSVSSQTAMEQALKQLQREDPSLRVSYDSVTGQTVLGGMGELHMDIIKSRILSEYKIDVDLGPLQIAYKETIESPALTTLSVEKEIAGSKQSVSITLEVVKNQAELFR, from the exons atgaaaATGCTGAGATGTGCATGGCAAAACGGTCCAAGACAAAGCAACAGGTGGCTGCGGCATCTGTCCAATCAAATCTGGAAGCGTAGCTATAGCAGCAAGATCAGGAACATAGGAATTCTGGCTCATATCGATGCAG GCAAAACAACGACCACGGAACGCATGCTGTTCTATGCGGGCAAGACCAGAGCTCTGGGCGAAGTGCATCGCGGCAACACGGTCACCGATTACCTAACCCAGGAGCGCGAACGGGGCATAACGATCTGCAGCTCGGCGGTAACATTTCCGTGGAATGACCACCG CATCAACCTATTGGACACACCCGGCCACATTGACTTTACCATGGAGGTTGAGCAATCTCTGTATGCCGTGGATGGTGTGGTCGTTGTTCTGGATGGCACGGCTGGCGTGGAGGCACAAACAGTCACTGTGTGGTCGCAGGCGGATAAGCACAAGCTGCCACGTCTGATATTCGTCAACAAGATGGATCGTCCTGATGCGGACTTTGATAAGTGCGTTGCCGATCTGAAGGATAAGCTGGAAACGCAACCCGTTTGCCTACAGTATCCTGTGAAGAATGAAGATGGGGTTTTAG CCATCAATGACGTGATCACTCTGGAGCGGCTAAGCTGGCAGCAAAAGGACTTGGGACGCAgctacaaaaatgtaaaactaGAGCCCTCCGATGATTTGCGGCAGCTGCAGGAAAAACGAAATGAACTGATTGATCAACTGTCGGGATTAGATGACGAATTGGCCGATGTGGTTATCAGCACAGAAAGCTTTGACAAAGTGGACAATGCATTAATCGAAAGAGCTCTGCGACGGGCAACCACTCAGCAGAAAGTAGTGCCCGTACTGCTGGGCTCCGCCTACAAAAATGTGGGCATACAGCGTCTAATGGATGCTGTCAACTCCTACCTGCCTGCGCCCGAGGAACGAAACCAAATCTACGACTGCTTTGG AACAGAGGTGGCTGGCAAGGTGTTCAAAATTGTGCATGACAAGCAACGTGGTCCATTAACCCTAGTAAGGATTTTGAGGGGCGAAATAAAACGAGGCATGCGTTTGATATCCGCTCGCGGACAGGCAGAAGTTGTGTCCAAGCTGTATGAGCCATTGGCTGACGAATACCGAGAGGTCAGCGCTGTGCAGTCGGGTGATGTGGTGATATGTGCAGGTCTGAAG TCGACGGTAACAGGTGATCTGCTGACCTCCAGTCAGTCTGCGCTGAAGAATGCACAAAAACGCCTAAAACAAAGCCAGGGTAACAGCACTGCGGCCAAAGACGAGGAAGACGACGAATTGGACGAGTCAAACGAGCTGTTTGCTATTGACCCGCAAATACCCGATGCCGTGTACTTCTGTTCGATCGAACCACCCAGTGTATCCTCGCAAACGGCCATGGAGCAGGCACTCAAGCAGCTGCAGAGGGAGGATCCCAGCCTGCGTGTGAGCTACGATTCTGTCACCGGACAGACCGTGCTCGGTGGAATGGGCGAGTTGCACATGGACATCATCAAGTCGCGCATCCTGAGCGAGTACAAAATCGACGTTGATCTCGGTCCTCTGCAAATTGCATACAAGGAAACAATTGAATCACCGGCGTTAACCACGCTAAGTGTGGAAAAGGAAATAGCTGGCAGCAAGCAGAGTGTCAGTATAACACTGGAGGTGGTCAAGAATCAAGCCGAGTTGTTCAG ATAA
- the LOC120454692 gene encoding ribosome-releasing factor 2, mitochondrial isoform X1, with translation MKMLRCAWQNGPRQSNRWLRHLSNQIWKRSYSSKIRNIGILAHIDAGKTTTTERMLFYAGKTRALGEVHRGNTVTDYLTQERERGITICSSAVTFPWNDHRINLLDTPGHIDFTMEVEQSLYAVDGVVVVLDGTAGVEAQTVTVWSQADKHKLPRLIFVNKMDRPDADFDKCVADLKDKLETQPVCLQYPVKNEDGVLAINDVITLERLSWQQKDLGRSYKNVKLEPSDDLRQLQEKRNELIDQLSGLDDELADVVISTESFDKVDNALIERALRRATTQQKVVPVLLGSAYKNVGIQRLMDAVNSYLPAPEERNQIYDCFGTEVAGKVFKIVHDKQRGPLTLVRILRGEIKRGMRLISARGQAEVVSKLYEPLADEYREVSAVQSGDVVICAGLKSTVTGDLLTSSQSALKNAQKRLKQSQGNSTAAKDEEDDELDESNELFAIDPQIPDAVYFCSIEPPSVSSQTAMEQALKQLQREDPSLRVSYDSVTGQTVLGGMGELHMDIIKSRILSEYKIDVDLGPLQIAYKETIESPALTTLSVEKEIAGSKQSVSITLEVVKNQAELFSLDKSPENLPNLNTLRPRILQVLRKGSISALERGPRVGGQVVETQIRLHNATIGRGTADSFVMATAAQCVQKLLSTSGTRLLEPIMALQIVAPSGRISGIMADLSRRRALINDVLPKGERNKMILVNAPLAELSGYSSALRTISSGTASMTMQPCGFSSMNSVDESLAERRAQGLE, from the exons atgaaaATGCTGAGATGTGCATGGCAAAACGGTCCAAGACAAAGCAACAGGTGGCTGCGGCATCTGTCCAATCAAATCTGGAAGCGTAGCTATAGCAGCAAGATCAGGAACATAGGAATTCTGGCTCATATCGATGCAG GCAAAACAACGACCACGGAACGCATGCTGTTCTATGCGGGCAAGACCAGAGCTCTGGGCGAAGTGCATCGCGGCAACACGGTCACCGATTACCTAACCCAGGAGCGCGAACGGGGCATAACGATCTGCAGCTCGGCGGTAACATTTCCGTGGAATGACCACCG CATCAACCTATTGGACACACCCGGCCACATTGACTTTACCATGGAGGTTGAGCAATCTCTGTATGCCGTGGATGGTGTGGTCGTTGTTCTGGATGGCACGGCTGGCGTGGAGGCACAAACAGTCACTGTGTGGTCGCAGGCGGATAAGCACAAGCTGCCACGTCTGATATTCGTCAACAAGATGGATCGTCCTGATGCGGACTTTGATAAGTGCGTTGCCGATCTGAAGGATAAGCTGGAAACGCAACCCGTTTGCCTACAGTATCCTGTGAAGAATGAAGATGGGGTTTTAG CCATCAATGACGTGATCACTCTGGAGCGGCTAAGCTGGCAGCAAAAGGACTTGGGACGCAgctacaaaaatgtaaaactaGAGCCCTCCGATGATTTGCGGCAGCTGCAGGAAAAACGAAATGAACTGATTGATCAACTGTCGGGATTAGATGACGAATTGGCCGATGTGGTTATCAGCACAGAAAGCTTTGACAAAGTGGACAATGCATTAATCGAAAGAGCTCTGCGACGGGCAACCACTCAGCAGAAAGTAGTGCCCGTACTGCTGGGCTCCGCCTACAAAAATGTGGGCATACAGCGTCTAATGGATGCTGTCAACTCCTACCTGCCTGCGCCCGAGGAACGAAACCAAATCTACGACTGCTTTGG AACAGAGGTGGCTGGCAAGGTGTTCAAAATTGTGCATGACAAGCAACGTGGTCCATTAACCCTAGTAAGGATTTTGAGGGGCGAAATAAAACGAGGCATGCGTTTGATATCCGCTCGCGGACAGGCAGAAGTTGTGTCCAAGCTGTATGAGCCATTGGCTGACGAATACCGAGAGGTCAGCGCTGTGCAGTCGGGTGATGTGGTGATATGTGCAGGTCTGAAG TCGACGGTAACAGGTGATCTGCTGACCTCCAGTCAGTCTGCGCTGAAGAATGCACAAAAACGCCTAAAACAAAGCCAGGGTAACAGCACTGCGGCCAAAGACGAGGAAGACGACGAATTGGACGAGTCAAACGAGCTGTTTGCTATTGACCCGCAAATACCCGATGCCGTGTACTTCTGTTCGATCGAACCACCCAGTGTATCCTCGCAAACGGCCATGGAGCAGGCACTCAAGCAGCTGCAGAGGGAGGATCCCAGCCTGCGTGTGAGCTACGATTCTGTCACCGGACAGACCGTGCTCGGTGGAATGGGCGAGTTGCACATGGACATCATCAAGTCGCGCATCCTGAGCGAGTACAAAATCGACGTTGATCTCGGTCCTCTGCAAATTGCATACAAGGAAACAATTGAATCACCGGCGTTAACCACGCTAAGTGTGGAAAAGGAAATAGCTGGCAGCAAGCAGAGTGTCAGTATAACACTGGAGGTGGTCAAGAATCAAGCCGAGTTGTTCAG TTTAGATAAGTCACCGGAGAACCTGCCAAATCTCAACACATTGCGGCCACGAATTCTTCAAGTTCTTCGGAAGGGCTCCATCAGCGCTCTAGAGCGTGGACCTCGCGTTGGTGGGCAGGTTGTGGAGACTCAGATTCGCCTGCACAACGCAACTATTGGACGTGGTACTGCTGATTCTTTTGTCATGGCCACCGCAGCTCAGTGTGTGCAAAAG CTACTGAGCACGAGTGGCACTCGGCTGTTGGAACCCATTATGGCCCTTCAAATTGTGGCACCCAGTGGACGTATTTCGGGAATTATGGCTGATCTTTCACGGCGACGAGCCCTGATTAACGATGTCCTACCTAAAGGCGAAAGAAATAAG ATGATTCTGGTAAATGCTCCGCTGGCAGAGCTCTCCGGCTACTCAAGTGCCCTACGCACGATTAGCTCCGGCACAGCCAGCATGACGATGCAGCCGTGTGGCTTCTCTTCCATGAATTCTGTGGACGAATCACTGGCGGAGCGCAGAGCTCAGGGTCTTGAATAA
- the LOC120454693 gene encoding uncharacterized protein LOC120454693 encodes MAFSTQKEFFHVPFSNETYEFECVDACVKLKRYPSTIDDRSWSANEDRKSQFVADLVACNSPIKKERDGEPTARTPLGPEDEYGSNLVVGDSLINAADDTIGRMQDLMIKNNMLQKKLADSNDKLRTANEETDEIKRIMDQRYDPDKSKALKKKIKQLADDNKITPQDEKELNNLQAAIDDMNKAHDILEAENANLKRLIEKQSKRCKMDSIPIDPEKSNDIPYLQKKIDDLGKELALLREFEDEVMKRCAKKCGAESGGGGAGPAARTRGSPGKGGFSPDKDAANIQKILADRDALRKKCKELEELGDKVNQLEEKANEAECLTCNLEDHLRKQCRCMEQLQCEMHDMQNYYENEVDKARGNEEILKCRCKQMKQELLAAKCAVQRAQCQQMEIDVLRNELRKRDTALNAYDCQFQQIMMKAKMFKAAGYRFLDDLPPDCTESCVDGPGEEEDGNEAP; translated from the exons ATGGCGTTCTCCACACAAAAAGAGTTCTTTCACGTACCCTTTAGCAATGAGACATACGAATTTGAGTGTGTCGATGCGTGTGTCAAGCTGAAGAGGTATCCATCCACAATCGACGACAGGTCTTGGTCAGCAAACGAGGATAGGAAGTCGCAGTTCGTGGCCGATCTGGTGGCCTGCAACTCACCGATAAAGAAGGAGCGTGATGGCGAGCCTACCGCTAGAACTCCATTGGGTCCGGAGGATGAGTACGGCAGCAACTTGGTGGTGGGCGATAGTTTGATAAATGCCGCAGACGACACCATTGGCCGCATGCAGGATCTGATGATCAAGAATAACATGCTCCAGAAGAAACTGGCCGATTCTAATGACAAATTAAGGACAGCCAACGAGGAGACCGACGAGATCAAGCGGATTATGGACCAGCGCTATGACCCGGACAAGAGCAaggctctgaaaaagaaaatcaagcAGCTGGCCGATGACAATAAGATAACTCCGCAGGACGAGAAGGAACTGAACAATCTGCAGGCGGCCATTGACGACATGAACAAGGCACACGACATCCTGGAGGCTGAGAATGCCAATCTAAAGCGACTGATTGAAAAACAATCTAAGCGCTGCAAGATGGATAGCATTCCAATCGATCCGGAAAAGAGCAACGACATTCCTTATCTGCAGAAGAAGATCGACGATTTGGGTAAGGAGCTGGCGCTACTGCGTGAGTTTGAGGACGAAGTTATGAAGCGCTGCGCCAAAAAGTGCGGTGCCGAGAGTGGTGGTGGAGGTGCTGGTCCTGCCGCTAGGACGCGAGGTTCTCCTGGCAAGGGAGGTTTCTCGCCGGATAAGGATGCCGCGAACATCCAAAAGATTCTAGCAGATCGTGATGCCCTGCGTAAGAAGTGCAAGGAACTGGAGGAGCTCGGCGATAAAGTCAAccagctggaggagaaggCCAATGAGGCGGAGTGTCTGACATGCAACTTGGAGGATCATCTGCGGAAGCAGTGCCGCTGCATGGAGCAATTGCAGTGCGAGATGCACGACATGCAGAACTACTACGAGAACGAGGTGGACAAGGCTAGGGGAAATGAGGAAATCCTTAAG TGCCGTTGCAAGCAGATGAAGCAGGAACTGTTGGCAGCCAAATGCGCCGTCCAGCGGGCCCAGTGCCAGCAAATGGAGATCGATGTACTGCGAAACGAGCTGCGAAAGCGGGACACTGCCCTCAACGCCTACGACTGTCAGTTCCAGCAGATAATG ATGAAGGCCAAGATGTTTAAGGCCGCCGGCTACCGCTTCCTTGACGACCTGCCACCCGACTGCACTGAAAGTTGCGTGGATGGCCCCGGTGAGGAGGAAGACGGAAACGAAGCCCCCTGA
- the LOC120454695 gene encoding probable 39S ribosomal protein L45, mitochondrial, with the protein MEKLASAKTCLKLLQVMPGVQQAAALPGCGLGVMRTPVQNLIQMQQVRHRQTKHWRPEFKRLRKFKFVKMDLPNLREKQEDITKEEMRSRMKERGVLPPRPWMERPFHISCTGGIFEAYVPPEGDGKKSIISTSGAKQKLEFLEKKSKSLMAVRKIRSYEESFSTDDFGAEAQDIYIQAHTHMAAKEKYKIREFVSERCYPEMMHNVKDKTIHWKFLQSLEPPRVVHARVTEVITKENQFAQVTVRFHSQQMLAIYDRFGRLMHGSEIVTKDVLEYVVFEKHISNEYGKWRLHDKIIPDWLPAKQPAPITYRLIEDEEEPTKELSAGDAEVKQVDSVSEQPKEQLQLATPVESHTKPSLAI; encoded by the exons ATGGAGAAGCTAGCGTCGGCCAAAACGTGTCTTAAACTGTTGCAG GTTATGCCCGGCGTGCAGCAGGCGGCCGCTCTTCCTGGTTGTGGCCTGGGCGTAATGCGTACTCCGGTGCAGAATCTGATCCAGATGCAGCAGGTGCGCCACCGACAGACCAAGCACTGGAGGCCCGAGTTCAAGCGCTTGCGTAAGTTCAAGTTCGTGAAGATGGATCTGCCCAATCTGCGCGAGAAACAGGAGGACATCACCAAGGAGGAGATGCGCAGCCGGATGAAGGAGCGAGGTGTCTTGCCGCCCCGTCCCTGGATGGAGCGACCTTTCCACATAAGCTGCACGGGCGGTATCTTCGAGGCTTATGTTCCTCCCGAAGGCGACGGCAAAAAGTCGATTATTTCAACATCGGGTGCCAAGCAGAAGCTGGAGTTTCTGGAGAAGAAATCCAAGAGTTTGATGGCCGTGCGCAAGATTCGTTCCTACGAAGAAAGCTTTAGCACCGATGATTTCGGCGCCGAGGCCCAGGATATTTACATCCAGGCGCACACCCACATGGCCGCCAAGGAAAAGTACAAGATCCGCGAGTTCGTCAGCGAACGCTGTTATCCGGAGATGATGCACAACGTCAAGGACAAGACCATTCACTGGAAGTTCCTGCAGTCGCTGGAACCCCCGCGCGTTGTCCATGCCCGCGTGACTGAGGTGATTACCAAGGAGAACCAGTTCGCTCAAGTCACCGTGCGCTTCCACAGCCAACAGATGCTAGCCATCTACGACCGCTTTGGTCGTCTGATGCACGGCAGCGAGATCGTCACCAAGGACGTGCTGGAATATGTGGTGTTTGAAAAGCACATTTCGAATGAATACGGCAAATGGCGGCTGCACGACAAGATCATCCCCGACTGGTTGCCGGCCAAGCAGCCCGCTCCCATCACCTATCGTCTCATCGAGGATGAAGAGGAGCCAACCAAGGAATTGAGTGCCGGTGATGCCGAGGTCAAGCAGGTGGACTCGGTCAGCGAACAACCCaaggagcaactgcagctggcCACCCCGGTGGAGAGCCATACCAAGCCGTCGCTGGCCATTTGA